The segment tcagcagagatgccagaaaagcaccgaaagGCTCATATTTGCCTTcttgctcttaacaactgaaatccgaccgaaaagaaatttttttgtattattcctatgtatgagcgtacatatgtatattattaatacgattgagtataaatggctgaatgaatttaaatggaactttacatttaagttttatgttctcatttcagagTTCGATTAgcctttgactataatcagcccatggataataatgattatatctcttgtttcatagttgttccgatacataggcgtaatttataaaagatcttttaaatgtttcatataaatcttgggaagaattcaattttatgtaaaaaaaaattaaataaattttttctttatcttctctagaaaagttatacattacatgcttacttaaatcgcattgaaaacgaataccacaaatgttttagaataatgtgcaaaatggttttactcgcaaagggttaattgagaaataaatgcttttaaaaacagcagtaagcagcttaaccggccgggattttcgctaaaacaaattgaagtTGTTCGCGTTACGGTCTTCATGAACTATGTACGTGCGAAGATAAAAAACGTAGTttcgatgaagtacaacagcaaTGGTGAATTGCTTCGACATTTCAATATATATTATTCTAATTAAGCCAAACTCTAAAAATGCTGTGCTACGATGGAAAACTTAGTTTATGTTGTTTTACTCTGGCTGGCATAATCGCGGTCCTACcggaaatatttttgaggttagaaTTCGAAATTCCCAGTACATATTTCAGTAATATCTGGCTAACACACTTTTTTCAATACGGGTTCTTAAATTTTCTACTACTCCTCGCTTTTCGTGGTTTTTCTTATCAGGTAATTTACATACACTGGCAATTGATAGCTAATCGTGTTTACTATATTCATAGTGATATGCATAacaataatatttacatttattccAGGTTGCAGTGAGAGCAacttttttaggatatgttttTGGAATTGGCATTTTAGTATCGCTTATTGCACCGCCTTCATGGCAAATGTTTGGTGTATACATTACTATACTTGCTACGTTCCATTTCTCTGAATTCTTGAGCATAGCATGGGTAAATCCATTAACTCTCTCCATCGACAGTTTCATTTTGAATGACACTATAGCTTATGCAGTGGCAGCAGTGTCCAGTTGGATAGAGTTTGTTGTCGAGAGGCAATATTTTCCAATAATGAAAGAGTCTTCGTCCATATCATATTTCGGCTTAATATTATGCATTTGTGGAGAGTTATTGAGAAAATTAGCAATGTTTACAGCAAAGCACAATTTTAATCACATTGTACAAAGAGAGAGGATGGACAACCATGAACTTGTTACCTGTGGGGTCTATAGACTTTGTAGGCATCCCAGTTACGTAGGTTGGTTTTATTGGTCCATAGGAACACAGGTAATAATCTGTTATGCCAAGGAACTTTGTGTTAAATAAGGGAAAAGTTAAGTAATTTTTACATTCCTATTTGTAGCTGGTACTTCAAAATCCATTCTGCTTTTTGGCGTACATGGTGGCATCCTGGAAATTCTTCCACGATCGCATTTTAGTAGAAGAGATTACTCTACTTAATTTCTTTGGGGAAGATTATATTGAGTACCAAAAAAATGTAGGTACTGGCCTGCCCTTCATTTCTGGTTATAAAGTCAATTTATAGCAGCCAGTTTccgtttaaagaaaaaaaaaaaagaatgaaatacgAAGCAATAGAAGTCATGTTAATTTCTCAGGTATATGATACAGCAGTGCTTACGGTAACTGCATCCTTAATAATTAGGGAATAGCAACGAAACGAAGgctttttaacaaaattatatttattgtctCATTTTTCTTCGAAGAATTATTTATATAACAATACGCTACACTTTCATGATAAGGTAGATACTTTCAGTTGATGATTATACATTTTTCCTTTTATACTTAAATGTATATACGAAACGTATTTATAAGAATGAATACATATGTTCCGCATTATCGCGTAATGCTGTAGCTAATGCTTGCATCAACATTCAGAAAGCATTCATTCGTTGTCGGATAATAAGGTGCCAAATTCAGAGTAATATAATTACAATTGCATCCTAGTAATTTTCTGTACacaattatatttataatgCACCAATAAAGTTTTAatacgtttaaaaatattttacacgtCATTCACAGTTAGCGTTGCCCCAACGTAATTTACAGAAATATTTCGCGGCCGATTTCTTATATCTGCGAGTTAATTAAGGTTAAGTGACTTTAAGTGGCAAAATAATAAAACGACAGAAGCTTTATTAACACGTGTTATCGGCTACGAAAACCGATCGATGTTCGATCGTTACCGTTGTTTGCATCGGACTTTTAGTCTTCCTTCTTTATCGATTACACGAAACAGAAATGTTGCATCGTCCGTCATACTAATCTAAATAATATTCGCGATAATGTTTCTTCAAACGCGAGATAATCTGTACTTGTAATTGACAACGACTCGTTTAGCAGACAGATGCAtcgatgtaaaataaatttctacaTAATTGGTTCGCAGcagtattataatatatataattgtaacgtttttttaattaataaatgaataatgatCGAGAAAAAATCCATTCGAACATCCTATACCCATTGCCTATTTTTATCATAGAACTATCGATAGTAAATCGTCTTGTTTAAGAAATAGCATACATAGAATGTAAGAAATGACAAGGTTGCAAGACTAATTGTAATTATTTACATACGTTCGTCGCGATGTTTCCATATCTGATAGAAATCACATTATAATTAGCAACGCATCTTACTAGCACCGACCTTAACTATACGAATATTTTGTAAGTAACTTTCTTTCAATATCACATAAATGGAATTTGAACTGTTCCAATAAAAAAAGTCTGTATATTTAGTCAGTACCTTGTTGAAATCAAGTATTGCGTGTTGATTTACTTGTATGCGATAAACACCGGGGTTTCGTTCGAAATATGAATGCAGTCACGAGCAATCGCCTATCGCTGGTCCAGGCAAATGCTGAAAGAAAATGTTGCTTTCCAAACAGAACTCGAATTGTTCACTGGCGGCAATGATCGCGTTTTATTTAATGTTCTTTTGTCAAGTCAACATTTTCCAAGGTTTCTTTAATATCTATCGATGTGTATGAAAGATAGCTCGTCGATGAAATGGAGAATTCGTTATCGTAGCAAAGTTATTTCTTTCTTTACTACTTCAAAGACAAGTCGTCGGAGCATTATGACAGGAGTCAGAAGCAGACAGGGCATTTGCTGTTCCGTGCTTAGCAAAAGATTAAAAATATCTATCGTGTGACTAAAAAATCAGACAATGGCGGCGAGAACTTATAAGTGATTCGATATATTATTGTATCACGTCGCAGTCATCTAAGTGTTTGGTTTCCGTATTGTAGCAGTTGAATTGAAAAGCAAGGTATCGTTAAAAAGAGAAGCAAATCAAAGGATCGGGCAAATACGTCCGAGAACAGAATTTTCTACGTAAATTAAAGTGATATTCTTTTTCGTGTTCGGTGTAAACGAAGCTGTATAAAATGTAGTTAGTTCAATTATAAAACGTTGATATGAATACTTTGCTGGAGATACATTCTGTATGTCTATAAATATAAAActgtttatatgtatattatttgtcgttttaattaaattagCGATTTCAGAAAATTTCTATACCCTTTTGCCACCGTTCAAATATTCCTTTCAAATTAAGATACTAAATAGCCTCCTACTGAAACGTTCCAAGATCCCCACGCGTCGGAAGTCTGTCGTCCAGGTCGCTGTAAAACAAAAGAAGCAAACAAATATACAAAACCATAAAACTGAAACCCATTTTAGTTTAAAGAACTACGCGGTATAAGTTTGCAAAAGTAAAGTTTAAAGATCCTTTGAACTTATACCGCCGTGTCCATGACATCCACGTTCACTTTTAACTTCAGAAACGTACCGTAACAATTTACCTTGCTCCAGACATTAACGAAGCATTAAATAATTAACAAATTTAGTAATTACAAGAACCGTTCGTCGACTCACGGAAAACACGCGTCTCTTTGTTTTAGGCTGTTGAGTACGCTGTGCACGAAGAGACGCGTACTCCCTGGATGCTATTCGATACGCAACACTTAACTTAATACAAAATGTATAGCATTGATGGTGTCTATGCATAATACTGTAAAAAACAAGCTCTGCTCCCGCACGTCCATAGCGAAGGCGAGCAGATTTTGTAGTAGGATCAACAACGAGTAATGTTTGATATTATAAGCTGCCAGATTGGCCGCTGGCTTCGGGTGGATAATGTTTACAGGGGGTGGAGGGACAAACGCGTCGAAGATGTCCGTGTCTGCGTCGGTAAATACCAAGGAAGACGGAATCCATCTTGCTCTGAGTAGCGTGAAACATTACGAACGTTATTTTAATGCGCGAAAAATCTCACGTTGAAACAAGCATAATTTTTCCTATAAAACGGTAGGGAACGATGGACGTTTATTGTTTACCTTGTGCACGGTGAAACGTTCTTTCCTCGTATAGCTTTTTCACCGATGTCGATGGCGCCGGAATCTTGCACTTCCATAGTGTAAATGCAACCGGAGAAGCCTTCGTGATATTTCCCGTAGGTCATCGCATAATCAGGCACTCCGCCCAAGTAAACGTTGCCCCTGGTGTTCAAATCGTGCTCGGTACCGTAGCTGGCGCCGTTTTCCATGTGTTCGCCATTCAATTCGATGCTACCGTCGCTACCACGGCGTTTCAGAATTATTCTGTGCCGTTCTCCGTCGTCTACCTTCTGAGCAGTAACGCGAATCTTGACTGGCCCGGTGCCCAAATTGTACTGATATTCCACGTATCTGAAAAAAGTACGCGCGATTGGCAAACATGTTCCGAAACACTTGAAATTTAAGTTAGTATTCGTGGCTAACCAGAAGTTTTTAATGGATCAGTGGATACAGGGTGGTCGGCCacctatgggaaaaattttaatgggagattccagaacccaaaataagacaaaaattaaaattattaacaattaaattaaaaaatttcaaatcgttctggaaaaattactttcggttgcggaggtcaattacaatcatttttggtcattacacatacctccgaaatcctatccactttcgagaaaaaaaatcgagtaagtgctgaaagttttgggtgaaaaaaaatttttcaaatcattctaaaaaaattattttcggttgcgggggtcaattgcaatcatttttggtgaatagac is part of the Colletes latitarsis isolate SP2378_abdomen chromosome 10, iyColLati1, whole genome shotgun sequence genome and harbors:
- the Ste14 gene encoding isoprenylcysteine carboxylmethyltransferase ste14, giving the protein MLCYDGKLSLCCFTLAGIIAVLPEIFLRLEFEIPSTYFSNIWLTHFFQYGFLNFLLLLAFRGFSYQVAVRATFLGYVFGIGILVSLIAPPSWQMFGVYITILATFHFSEFLSIAWVNPLTLSIDSFILNDTIAYAVAAVSSWIEFVVERQYFPIMKESSSISYFGLILCICGELLRKLAMFTAKHNFNHIVQRERMDNHELVTCGVYRLCRHPSYVGWFYWSIGTQLVLQNPFCFLAYMVASWKFFHDRILVEEITLLNFFGEDYIEYQKNVGTGLPFISGYKVNL